One Sediminicola sp. YIK13 DNA segment encodes these proteins:
- the atpD gene encoding F0F1 ATP synthase subunit beta, whose amino-acid sequence MSKVTGKVSQIIGPVVDVEFQSGANLPRIYDSLEISQKDGSKLVLEVQSHIGENTVRTVSMDTTDGLSRGVAVEATGSAIQMPVGDDVYGRLFNVIGDAIDGLGNLPKSGKDGLPIHREAPKFEDLSTSSEVLFTGIKVIDLIEPYSKGGKIGLFGGAGVGKTVLIQELINNIAKGHGGLSVFAGVGERTREGNDLLREMLESGIIKYGDAFLHSMEEGGWDLSKVDKKVMKESKATFVFGQMNEPPGARARVALSGLTIAEFFRDGAGEGKGKDVLFFVDNIFRFTQAGSEVSALLGRMPSAVGYQPTLATEMGAMQERITSTKRGSITSVQAVYVPADDLTDPAPATTFAHLDATTVLSRKIAELGIYPAVDPLDSTSRILTAEILGKDHYACAQRVKELLQRYKELQDIIAILGMEELSEEDKQAVGRARRVQRFLSQPFHVAEQFTGIPGVLVDIKETIKGFNMIMDGELDHLPESAFNLKGTIEEAIEAGEKMLAEA is encoded by the coding sequence ATGTCAAAAGTTACAGGTAAAGTTTCTCAAATCATCGGACCAGTGGTCGATGTAGAATTCCAATCCGGAGCAAATCTTCCAAGAATTTACGATTCTCTTGAGATCAGTCAGAAAGATGGTTCCAAATTGGTCCTTGAAGTACAATCACATATTGGTGAGAATACTGTAAGAACCGTATCCATGGATACTACAGATGGTTTAAGTAGAGGTGTTGCGGTTGAAGCCACGGGAAGTGCGATTCAAATGCCGGTTGGAGATGATGTGTATGGTCGTTTGTTCAACGTTATTGGTGATGCCATTGATGGCCTAGGGAATTTGCCTAAGTCAGGTAAAGATGGACTTCCAATTCACCGTGAAGCACCAAAATTTGAAGATTTGTCTACTTCTTCAGAGGTGTTGTTCACTGGTATCAAAGTTATCGATTTGATCGAGCCTTATTCTAAAGGGGGTAAAATCGGATTGTTTGGTGGAGCAGGTGTTGGTAAAACAGTATTGATTCAAGAGCTGATCAATAACATCGCAAAAGGTCACGGTGGTCTTTCTGTATTTGCGGGCGTTGGAGAACGTACCCGTGAAGGAAATGATTTGTTGCGTGAGATGTTAGAATCAGGTATTATAAAATATGGTGACGCATTCTTGCATTCTATGGAAGAAGGTGGATGGGATTTGTCCAAAGTGGACAAAAAAGTCATGAAAGAATCCAAGGCGACATTTGTTTTCGGACAAATGAACGAACCTCCAGGGGCTCGTGCACGTGTGGCTCTTTCTGGTCTTACCATTGCCGAATTTTTCCGTGATGGAGCAGGAGAAGGAAAAGGAAAGGACGTTCTGTTCTTCGTTGATAACATTTTCCGATTTACACAAGCAGGTTCTGAGGTATCGGCACTTTTAGGTCGTATGCCATCTGCAGTAGGGTACCAACCAACTTTGGCAACGGAGATGGGTGCTATGCAAGAGCGTATTACATCAACAAAAAGAGGTTCTATTACCTCTGTACAGGCGGTTTACGTTCCTGCGGATGATTTAACGGATCCAGCACCGGCAACAACGTTTGCCCACTTGGATGCTACTACCGTATTGTCTCGTAAGATTGCAGAGTTGGGTATTTATCCTGCAGTAGATCCATTGGATTCTACTTCAAGGATCCTTACAGCTGAAATCTTAGGAAAAGATCATTATGCATGTGCGCAAAGAGTAAAAGAGTTGTTGCAGCGTTACAAGGAGCTTCAGGATATTATTGCCATCCTTGGTATGGAAGAATTATCAGAAGAGGATAAGCAAGCAGTAGGTAGAGCTAGACGTGTGCAACGTTTCTTGTCTCAACCTTTCCACGTAGCTGAGCAGTTTACAGGGATCCCAGGAGTATTGGTAGATATCAAGGAAACTATTAAAGGTTTCAACATGATCATGGACGGTGAATTAGATCACTTACCAGAATCTGCCTTTAACCTTAAAGGAACCATCGAAGAGGCTATTGAGGCAGGAGAGAAAATGTTGGCTGAAGCATAA
- a CDS encoding F0F1 ATP synthase subunit epsilon, with protein sequence MYLEIVSPEATLFAGEVTSVIVPGVNGEFQLLENHAAIVSLLQEGNVKFNGNNVVVEKSNKDKFSKGANGETVLAISSGTIEMRNNKIIVLAD encoded by the coding sequence ATGTACTTAGAAATTGTATCACCAGAAGCTACATTATTTGCAGGAGAAGTTACCTCGGTAATTGTGCCTGGGGTTAATGGTGAATTCCAACTTTTGGAAAACCACGCCGCTATTGTTTCTTTATTACAGGAAGGCAATGTAAAATTTAATGGCAATAACGTAGTTGTGGAAAAATCCAATAAGGATAAGTTTTCAAAGGGTGCCAATGGTGAAACGGTTTTGGCCATTTCCAGTGGTACTATCGAAATGAGAAATAATAAAATTATTGTGTTGGCAGATTAA
- a CDS encoding GNAT family N-acetyltransferase, which yields MEIRYCPVSTKEELEQILALQQANLWANVSPEEKEKDGFVTVEHNFGILYQMNEVCPHIIAKDGDTVAAYALCMDPMFADKIEILKPMFAEIENVVPKKEKYIAMGQICVGKNYRNQGIFRGLYNAMKAHVRPEFDSIITEVDAKNTRSLQAHYAVGFKELKTYYSDDRDWVLIRLK from the coding sequence ATGGAAATTCGGTATTGTCCGGTTAGTACGAAAGAGGAATTGGAACAGATTCTGGCCTTGCAACAAGCAAATCTTTGGGCTAATGTAAGCCCCGAAGAAAAGGAAAAAGACGGCTTTGTAACCGTTGAGCACAACTTTGGAATATTGTACCAAATGAATGAGGTTTGTCCTCATATCATCGCCAAGGATGGAGATACCGTAGCGGCATATGCCCTATGCATGGACCCCATGTTCGCGGATAAGATCGAGATTTTAAAACCCATGTTTGCAGAAATTGAAAACGTAGTACCCAAAAAAGAAAAATACATTGCCATGGGGCAGATCTGTGTGGGCAAAAACTATCGAAATCAAGGGATTTTCCGTGGCTTGTACAATGCCATGAAGGCACATGTACGACCAGAGTTCGATAGTATAATTACAGAGGTTGATGCCAAAAACACCCGCTCCCTTCAAGCCCATTATGCGGTGGGCTTTAAAGAATTGAAAACCTATTATTCCGACGATAGGGATTGGGTATTGATTCGTCTGAAATAA
- a CDS encoding M61 family metallopeptidase, with amino-acid sequence MKKLLSLLFLILIAGPVGAQTNTYSISFENAEHHEAEIKATFPNLSMDTIGIRMSRTSPGRYALHEFAKNVYNVTATDSKGTPLNITRPNPYQWNVSGHDGTIQLSYTLFANRGDGTYSQVDETHAHLNIPATFMFVPELSDRNITVDFNVREDLNWKVATQMPKVSNNTYSAPNLQYFMDSPTEISNYSLREFEVESNKQKQTVQFVLHHNGTEAELDTYWEKVKKIVLAEKDVFGELPNYDFGTYTFLACYIPNASGDGMEHRNSTILTDREGLAEGGMEGNIGTVSHEYFHSWNVERIRPKSLEPFDFTEANMSGELWFAEGFTSYYTNLILCRAGIISPTAYIEGLTGTFNYVWNSPARQFFNPIEMSYQAPFVDAATSVDPVNRENTFISYYSYGSVLGLALDLSLRQKNLNLDDYMKLVWQTYGRKETSYTVEDLHETLNKYAGTDFGSEFFGNYVYKSDMPNYAPLFKSVGVVLKEDSTKPFFGASVSIKDDGTAVIDRNVPIGSPAYKAGLENGDVIISINTVSFNKEQRFSDFINQFKVGDVLELTFKRFGVEKSASLVLQADPSYGIQLMEKEVIKPSKEVLAKRKAWLKIK; translated from the coding sequence ATGAAAAAGCTGCTCTCGCTTTTATTCCTGATTTTAATTGCCGGTCCCGTAGGTGCCCAAACAAACACCTATAGCATTTCCTTTGAAAATGCAGAACACCACGAAGCCGAAATAAAAGCCACTTTTCCAAACCTGAGTATGGACACCATTGGGATTCGCATGAGCAGGACTTCCCCAGGACGATATGCCCTTCATGAATTTGCAAAAAACGTCTATAATGTTACTGCCACGGATAGCAAAGGGACTCCCTTGAATATTACCCGCCCAAACCCATACCAATGGAATGTATCGGGACATGACGGCACCATTCAACTAAGCTACACCTTATTTGCCAATCGTGGGGACGGTACCTATTCCCAGGTTGATGAAACCCACGCTCACCTAAATATCCCAGCCACTTTTATGTTTGTTCCAGAATTAAGTGATCGGAACATTACGGTCGACTTTAACGTCAGGGAAGATTTAAACTGGAAGGTAGCCACCCAAATGCCCAAGGTATCGAACAACACCTATTCTGCCCCAAATTTGCAGTATTTTATGGACAGCCCCACCGAAATTAGCAATTATAGTTTGCGGGAATTTGAAGTGGAATCCAATAAACAAAAACAGACGGTTCAATTTGTTTTACATCACAATGGAACTGAGGCGGAATTGGATACCTACTGGGAAAAAGTAAAAAAAATTGTGTTGGCAGAAAAGGATGTCTTTGGAGAACTTCCCAATTATGATTTCGGTACCTATACCTTTTTGGCCTGTTATATCCCAAATGCATCGGGTGATGGCATGGAGCACAGGAATTCAACCATACTGACCGATAGGGAAGGTTTGGCCGAAGGAGGCATGGAAGGCAATATAGGAACGGTGTCCCACGAATATTTTCATTCTTGGAACGTAGAGCGCATACGCCCGAAATCTTTGGAGCCTTTCGACTTTACAGAGGCCAATATGAGTGGCGAATTATGGTTTGCAGAAGGATTTACCAGCTACTACACCAATCTTATCCTTTGTAGGGCGGGTATCATTAGCCCTACAGCTTACATAGAAGGGTTGACCGGCACTTTTAACTACGTATGGAATTCTCCCGCTCGACAATTTTTTAACCCGATAGAGATGAGCTATCAAGCCCCATTTGTAGATGCCGCTACCTCTGTAGATCCCGTTAATAGGGAAAATACCTTTATCTCTTATTACTCCTATGGTAGCGTACTGGGTCTTGCGTTGGACTTGTCCCTCCGCCAGAAAAATCTAAATCTCGACGATTATATGAAGTTGGTATGGCAGACTTATGGCCGAAAAGAAACCTCATACACCGTTGAAGACCTTCATGAAACGTTGAACAAATATGCCGGTACTGATTTCGGCAGCGAGTTCTTTGGTAATTATGTGTACAAAAGTGACATGCCCAATTATGCACCACTTTTTAAATCAGTGGGAGTGGTACTAAAAGAAGATTCTACAAAGCCGTTTTTTGGAGCCTCAGTATCCATAAAGGATGATGGCACTGCTGTTATAGACCGTAACGTTCCCATAGGCAGTCCGGCCTATAAAGCCGGTCTAGAAAATGGGGATGTTATTATATCTATCAATACTGTTTCCTTCAATAAAGAACAACGGTTTTCAGATTTCATCAACCAATTTAAGGTGGGTGATGTACTTGAGCTCACATTTAAAAGATTCGGCGTTGAAAAGTCTGCCTCTTTGGTTTTACAAGCAGATCCGTCTTATGGCATTCAATTGATGGAGAAAGAAGTTATTAAACCATCAAAAGAAGTATTGGCAAAAAGGAAGGCTTGGCTTAAAATAAAATAG
- a CDS encoding aminotransferase class I/II-fold pyridoxal phosphate-dependent enzyme, whose product MDDFPKKLRDKLSERAANNALRELTISQIPIDFSSNDYLGFAKDQTIFEGASRLLKERKYTLNGATGSRLLSGNNMLYENLESAIAKFHDCLAAVVFNSGYDANLGLLGSVPQRGDIILYDDLIHASIRDGLGMSNAKAYKFKHNDLADVYRLVKSNRSSATNGEVYIITESVFSMDGDSPDLTAFVDFCKKQNCRLIVDEAHAVGVLGNTGEGSLQELGLHQQVFARIVTFGKAMGSHGAAVLGGERLKQYLVNFARSFIYTTGMPPHSLATILLSYQELSHTTSLAVLKENITYFREQVALRGLKFIDSNSAIQCCVISGNDRVKDIAGQLQEKGFDVKPILSPTVKEGEERLRFCLHAYNTKTEIAEVLRLLTIFI is encoded by the coding sequence ATGGACGATTTCCCCAAAAAATTACGTGACAAACTATCGGAAAGAGCAGCGAATAATGCGCTAAGGGAATTGACTATATCACAAATCCCCATAGACTTCTCCTCCAATGATTATTTAGGATTTGCCAAGGATCAGACTATTTTTGAGGGTGCTTCCAGGCTTTTGAAGGAGAGAAAATACACGCTTAATGGAGCTACTGGATCCCGGTTGTTATCGGGAAACAATATGCTGTACGAGAATTTGGAGAGTGCGATTGCAAAGTTTCATGACTGTCTGGCCGCAGTTGTCTTTAATTCTGGTTACGATGCCAATTTGGGATTATTGGGTTCTGTGCCCCAAAGGGGCGATATTATTTTATATGATGATCTGATCCATGCTTCCATTAGGGACGGTTTAGGAATGAGCAACGCTAAAGCGTATAAGTTTAAACATAACGACCTGGCCGATGTCTATCGTCTTGTGAAAAGCAACCGGAGCAGCGCAACCAATGGAGAAGTATATATTATTACGGAATCTGTTTTCTCCATGGACGGGGATAGTCCAGATTTGACAGCTTTTGTGGATTTTTGTAAAAAACAAAACTGCCGCTTAATTGTCGATGAAGCCCATGCAGTAGGGGTATTGGGCAATACTGGTGAGGGATCGCTGCAGGAGTTGGGATTGCACCAACAAGTATTTGCCAGAATTGTGACCTTTGGAAAGGCAATGGGTAGTCATGGGGCAGCGGTCTTGGGTGGTGAAAGATTAAAACAGTATTTGGTCAATTTCGCGAGAAGTTTTATCTACACAACTGGCATGCCACCACATTCTTTGGCCACCATACTACTGTCTTATCAGGAATTATCCCATACTACCAGTTTGGCTGTACTTAAAGAAAACATCACGTATTTTAGGGAACAAGTAGCGTTACGGGGTTTAAAATTTATTGACAGTAATTCCGCCATCCAATGCTGCGTAATTTCGGGCAATGATCGGGTTAAGGATATTGCTGGACAACTCCAAGAAAAAGGGTTCGACGTTAAACCTATCCTATCACCAACCGTAAAGGAAGGGGAAGAGCGGTTGCGGTTTTGTCTGCATGCGTATAATACGAAAACCGAAATAGCCGAAGTATTACGATTATTGACTATTTTCATATAA
- a CDS encoding putative signal transducing protein: MGQEFYTLGAFEYVADVQIIKGRLEAEGIPVFLRDENTLNSDPLISNAIGGVKLLVYFSDKEEALEIYNEIRNYATDDQGELIVCPNCKARRSETYYNRKTLFYKLFPFFEMKKYKCLNCNFITKP; encoded by the coding sequence ATGGGTCAGGAATTTTATACGTTGGGGGCTTTTGAATACGTTGCCGATGTGCAGATTATAAAAGGTCGACTGGAAGCCGAAGGCATACCAGTTTTTCTCAGGGATGAAAATACGCTGAACTCAGATCCACTGATCAGTAATGCGATTGGAGGTGTCAAACTTTTGGTTTATTTCAGTGACAAGGAAGAAGCTTTGGAAATTTATAATGAAATCAGGAATTATGCTACAGATGACCAAGGAGAATTAATAGTTTGTCCCAATTGCAAAGCTCGTCGTTCAGAAACATATTATAACAGAAAAACGCTATTTTATAAACTTTTTCCATTTTTTGAAATGAAAAAATACAAATGTTTAAATTGTAATTTTATAACAAAACCCTAG
- the bioD gene encoding dethiobiotin synthase, with product MKRIFVTGISTEVGKTIASAIIVEALEADYWKPIQAGELEYTDSHKIADLVSNKKTVIHENSYALKTPMSPHAAAELEGVIIDVNNIHEPVTENHLVIEGAGGLLVPLNDSDTILDIIMPTYKVVVVCRHYLGSINHSLLTINWLKMKGYDVSIIFSGKEHPTTESIIVKKTQVHVIGRIDEETAFDKSTIKKYATLFKANLELL from the coding sequence ATGAAAAGAATATTTGTTACTGGAATCTCTACCGAAGTAGGAAAGACCATTGCCTCTGCCATCATCGTGGAAGCATTGGAAGCAGATTATTGGAAACCCATTCAGGCAGGAGAACTGGAATATACGGATAGTCATAAAATAGCTGATCTGGTTTCCAACAAAAAAACGGTGATCCATGAAAATAGTTATGCCCTAAAAACTCCGATGAGTCCACATGCGGCTGCAGAATTGGAAGGGGTGATTATAGATGTTAACAATATACATGAACCTGTGACGGAAAACCATTTGGTCATAGAAGGTGCTGGTGGCTTATTGGTGCCTTTAAATGATTCGGACACTATTCTCGACATTATCATGCCAACTTATAAGGTAGTTGTGGTCTGTAGACACTACCTGGGGAGCATCAATCATTCCTTATTGACCATCAATTGGTTGAAAATGAAAGGGTACGACGTGTCTATTATTTTTAGTGGAAAGGAACACCCTACCACAGAAAGTATTATTGTGAAAAAGACCCAAGTACACGTGATCGGGAGAATTGATGAGGAAACAGCATTTGACAAGTCAACCATCAAAAAGTATGCAACCTTGTTTAAAGCTAATTTGGAATTACTCTAA
- a CDS encoding ArnT family glycosyltransferase, producing MVFDLRNINFIELRSRTVFLFLFLLAFVIRAPFFFRDYIDRDESTFILMGQSWVEGHLPYTELWDLKPPMTFLFFAGIIYAFGKSFIAIRVFGTLVVAITSFFTYKIGKEIGGPKLGLCTAIACTALQSLFGSLQGVMSEHLSVAFLMPAIFIILKYNKYYWYGLAGILLGLTVMTKLNLAYAVLILGLFLFYRSFVEKQLKQGFQNLIFLGLGAILVILLTILPYYQNGITALWWQSVILAPLEYAAANRGSLLDVIPTCLIIIGFFLWAWKKKYLDLKNRHVQVLFVTVIGILFSFVRGGKINGHYLIQVYPALLILVGMVLATIPFLKRFKWRPYYLLIFLLVPMESYLEYYALLKHKVVKGTFFNGEGIEVPRFIKDHDLDSSNILFLEYHIGYWLLDKKPLTKISTHPSNICKVEMFPYSGTTRKTAMEEITYLLEDIKPTLVITRDKENIFDKENITENAFTRNYLNQYYRIIKIIDHAEIWQRLE from the coding sequence ATGGTATTTGATTTGCGCAACATCAATTTTATAGAACTTAGGAGCAGGACTGTTTTTCTTTTCTTATTTCTGTTGGCATTTGTAATCAGGGCCCCTTTTTTCTTTAGGGATTATATAGACCGGGACGAAAGCACCTTTATACTTATGGGGCAATCTTGGGTAGAGGGCCATTTGCCGTATACCGAGCTTTGGGACCTAAAACCTCCTATGACCTTTCTTTTCTTTGCCGGTATCATTTATGCCTTTGGAAAAAGTTTTATCGCCATACGCGTATTTGGCACATTGGTAGTGGCCATCACTTCCTTTTTTACATATAAAATAGGTAAAGAAATAGGAGGACCAAAACTAGGATTATGCACAGCTATAGCTTGCACCGCCCTACAAAGCCTCTTTGGCAGTCTTCAAGGGGTTATGTCCGAACACCTCAGTGTTGCCTTTTTAATGCCCGCAATTTTTATTATCCTAAAATACAATAAGTACTATTGGTATGGACTGGCAGGAATTTTATTGGGGCTTACGGTAATGACCAAGCTAAACCTTGCCTATGCCGTATTGATCTTGGGCTTATTCCTATTCTATAGATCATTTGTGGAAAAGCAATTAAAACAAGGATTCCAGAACTTGATATTTCTTGGATTGGGGGCGATACTCGTTATTCTGCTCACCATTTTACCCTACTATCAAAATGGTATCACGGCCCTTTGGTGGCAATCGGTCATCTTGGCGCCTTTAGAATATGCCGCAGCAAATAGGGGCTCCCTTTTAGATGTAATACCCACCTGCTTAATTATCATAGGCTTCTTCCTTTGGGCGTGGAAAAAGAAATATCTGGATTTAAAAAATAGGCATGTACAGGTGTTGTTCGTCACTGTCATAGGGATTCTCTTCTCTTTTGTGCGAGGGGGGAAAATTAATGGCCATTATCTGATACAAGTATATCCAGCTTTGCTGATATTGGTCGGTATGGTATTGGCCACAATCCCATTTTTAAAACGTTTTAAATGGAGACCGTATTATTTACTTATTTTTCTTCTGGTCCCCATGGAGAGCTATCTGGAGTATTATGCTCTTCTAAAACACAAGGTAGTAAAGGGAACATTCTTCAATGGAGAGGGCATAGAGGTTCCCCGTTTTATTAAAGATCATGACTTGGACAGCTCTAATATTTTGTTTTTAGAATACCATATTGGCTACTGGCTTTTGGATAAAAAACCCTTGACAAAAATTTCTACCCATCCCAGTAACATTTGTAAGGTAGAGATGTTTCCCTATAGTGGTACAACCAGAAAAACGGCCATGGAAGAAATCACATATCTCTTGGAGGACATCAAACCTACTTTGGTCATTACAAGGGATAAGGAAAATATTTTCGATAAGGAAAATATTACTGAAAATGCGTTTACAAGAAACTACCTGAATCAATATTACCGAATTATAAAGATCATTGATCATGCAGAAATCTGGCAACGATTAGAGTAA
- the bioA gene encoding adenosylmethionine--8-amino-7-oxononanoate transaminase — protein MKNISERDAKHVWHPLTQHKLHPRMLGITKAKGALLYDESGMEYIDGISSWYTSVYGHCNDYILEKVYQQMQQLDQVVFSGFTHEPAVKLSEELIKILPANQEKLFFSDNGSTATEIGIKMALQYHFNKGGKRNVLLAFEDAFHGDTFGAMSVSGLSVYNGPFEDFFIEVKRIPPPNKENLKEVLTLLHTYVAAENIAGFIYEPLVQGAAAMQMHDAEGLGEILRILKEHEVVTIADEVMTGFGKTGTHFASDQIETKPDIICMSKALTAGLIPMAITSCTKEVYDAFYSDDIAKGLFHGHTYTANPLACTAALAGLELLQSKEIQDNIARIIKSHQAFDARIKNHPKVARTRQTGIIYALDLNIEMERYGNLRDKLMQHFMGKGVFLRPLGSTIYITAPYIVSKEQLEQIYSAIESVFDIV, from the coding sequence TTGAAAAATATTTCGGAAAGAGATGCAAAACACGTGTGGCACCCGTTGACACAGCACAAGCTGCATCCTAGAATGTTGGGGATTACAAAGGCCAAGGGTGCCTTGTTGTATGATGAAAGTGGAATGGAATACATAGATGGTATCTCTTCTTGGTATACCAGTGTCTATGGCCATTGCAATGACTATATTTTGGAAAAGGTATATCAGCAGATGCAACAGTTGGACCAGGTGGTCTTTAGTGGGTTTACCCACGAGCCTGCCGTAAAGCTATCAGAAGAGCTCATAAAAATATTACCTGCCAACCAAGAAAAATTATTTTTCTCGGACAATGGGTCTACCGCCACCGAAATTGGAATTAAAATGGCACTGCAATACCATTTTAACAAGGGGGGAAAGCGCAATGTACTATTGGCTTTTGAAGATGCCTTTCACGGGGATACCTTTGGAGCGATGTCCGTTTCCGGACTATCGGTTTATAACGGCCCTTTTGAGGACTTTTTTATTGAGGTAAAGCGAATTCCTCCGCCGAACAAGGAAAATTTAAAAGAGGTTCTTACTTTATTGCACACCTATGTTGCTGCTGAAAATATTGCTGGATTTATCTATGAGCCTTTGGTACAGGGGGCCGCAGCCATGCAAATGCACGATGCCGAAGGATTAGGGGAGATTTTAAGGATTCTAAAGGAGCACGAAGTGGTAACGATTGCCGATGAGGTCATGACCGGTTTTGGAAAAACAGGCACCCATTTTGCATCGGACCAGATTGAAACAAAACCAGATATTATCTGTATGTCCAAGGCTTTAACAGCCGGACTCATCCCTATGGCGATTACCAGTTGTACAAAAGAAGTTTACGATGCATTTTATAGTGATGATATCGCCAAAGGACTTTTTCACGGACATACCTATACCGCCAACCCATTGGCATGTACAGCAGCATTGGCCGGATTGGAACTGTTGCAATCCAAAGAAATACAGGACAACATAGCTCGCATTATAAAGTCGCACCAAGCTTTTGATGCCCGTATAAAAAACCACCCCAAAGTGGCCAGGACCCGCCAAACAGGAATCATTTATGCCTTGGATCTGAATATAGAGATGGAGCGTTATGGTAATTTGCGGGATAAATTAATGCAGCATTTTATGGGGAAGGGGGTCTTTTTAAGACCTTTGGGCAGTACAATATATATAACGGCACCTTATATCGTATCCAAGGAACAATTGGAGCAGATTTACAGTGCCATTGAAAGTGTATTTGATATCGTTTAA
- a CDS encoding beta-ketoacyl synthase N-terminal-like domain-containing protein, which translates to MSQSISITALASISPLGISLEESWENYLKDGHHLVEKKIGDVKSWAAPLSAHAKEEIEKLKASDPKYKSLDNSVLYALFASRKAMEMAGWKLGDNFGVNIGSSRGATALFEKYHQEFLQTKRTSTLASPTTTLGNISSWIAHDLQTEGPEISHSITCSTALHAVLNGMAWIKSGMTDKFMVGGSEAPLTPFTIAQMKALKIYSKEQPGYPCRALDLEKTSNTMVLGEGASMLCMEQGKKDNALAVIEGIGYATEILQHNISISTEAECFQRSMRMALGNTDPDEVDVIVMHAPGTIKGDLSEKNAITKIFRNKMPLLTTNKWKIGHTFGASGMLSMELAILMLKQQQFIGVPYLDKKSTAQKINKVMVNAVGFGGNAVSILLSR; encoded by the coding sequence TTGAGTCAGTCTATATCCATCACCGCCTTGGCATCCATTTCACCCTTGGGAATTTCCTTGGAGGAATCATGGGAGAATTATTTAAAGGATGGACACCATCTGGTTGAAAAAAAAATAGGGGATGTCAAAAGTTGGGCTGCTCCGCTTTCAGCACATGCCAAGGAAGAGATTGAAAAGTTAAAAGCATCTGATCCTAAATACAAAAGCCTCGATAACAGTGTACTTTATGCCCTGTTTGCTTCTCGAAAAGCCATGGAAATGGCGGGATGGAAATTGGGAGATAATTTTGGGGTGAATATTGGTTCCTCTAGGGGGGCTACTGCTCTTTTCGAAAAGTACCACCAAGAATTTCTGCAAACCAAAAGGACCTCTACTTTGGCCTCCCCAACCACAACTTTGGGGAATATATCTTCTTGGATTGCACATGACCTGCAGACGGAAGGTCCGGAAATATCACATTCCATAACCTGTTCCACAGCGCTTCATGCCGTATTGAACGGCATGGCTTGGATTAAAAGTGGGATGACGGACAAATTTATGGTCGGAGGATCGGAAGCGCCCTTGACACCCTTTACCATAGCGCAGATGAAGGCCCTGAAAATATATTCCAAGGAACAACCAGGCTACCCTTGTCGCGCCCTGGACCTGGAGAAAACATCAAATACCATGGTGCTCGGAGAAGGTGCTTCCATGCTTTGTATGGAGCAGGGCAAAAAGGACAATGCCCTTGCGGTTATAGAAGGAATCGGATATGCCACCGAAATATTACAGCACAATATATCCATCTCTACGGAGGCAGAATGTTTCCAGCGCTCCATGCGCATGGCTTTGGGTAACACTGATCCCGATGAGGTAGATGTTATTGTAATGCACGCCCCTGGAACTATTAAGGGCGATTTATCTGAAAAAAACGCCATTACGAAGATATTCCGTAACAAAATGCCGCTTCTTACTACTAATAAATGGAAGATTGGACATACGTTCGGGGCATCAGGGATGTTGAGTATGGAACTTGCCATCTTGATGTTGAAGCAACAACAATTTATTGGAGTTCCTTATTTGGATAAAAAATCAACTGCCCAAAAAATCAACAAGGTGATGGTAAATGCCGTTGGTTTTGGAGGGAACGCCGTTTCCATTCTTCTTTCGCGGTAA